In Arthrobacter sp. SLBN-112, a genomic segment contains:
- a CDS encoding NAD-dependent malic enzyme has product MANPSPGNSITLRVEAPSSFSATSELAAAVGAAGAAITALDVTESHHETLVVDVTCNTTDDAHAARVKDALNALDGVTVQHVSDRTFLMHLGGKLEVVPKVPLRNRDDLSRAYTPGVARVCLAIAEDPAAARNLTVKRNTVAVVTDGSAVLGLGNIGPAAALPVMEGKAALFKQFANVDAWPVCLDTQDTEEIIRTVKLLAPVFGGVNLEDIAAPRCFEIEARLREELDIPVFHDDQHGTAIVTLAALVNALRVVDKKIEDVKIVVSGVGAAGSAIIQLLKAQGARHIVAAGRSGAIHKGEKYDDGHRTWIAENTNEEGFSGSLHQALAGADVFIGVSAPNILDEEHVASMAKDSIVFAMANPTPEVDPAIASRHAAVVATGRSDFPNQINNVLAFPGLFRGLLDVGASDITPEMLVAAAEAIANRVNDNELNASYIIPSIFDPHVTANVAAAVAAAAHASNVATAADSAKEPVAALASA; this is encoded by the coding sequence ATGGCGAACCCCAGCCCCGGAAATTCGATCACCCTGCGCGTGGAAGCGCCGTCGAGCTTCAGCGCCACCAGCGAGCTTGCAGCGGCCGTGGGAGCAGCCGGCGCCGCAATCACCGCGCTGGACGTCACCGAGTCCCACCACGAGACCCTCGTCGTCGACGTCACCTGCAACACCACCGACGACGCCCACGCAGCGCGGGTCAAGGACGCCCTTAACGCCCTCGATGGCGTTACCGTCCAGCATGTTTCGGACCGCACCTTCCTGATGCACCTCGGCGGCAAGCTCGAAGTGGTCCCGAAGGTCCCGCTGCGCAACCGCGACGACCTCTCGAGGGCCTACACCCCAGGCGTTGCCCGCGTCTGCCTGGCCATCGCCGAGGACCCCGCCGCTGCCCGCAACCTCACCGTCAAACGGAACACTGTCGCCGTCGTCACCGATGGCTCCGCCGTGCTGGGCCTGGGCAACATCGGCCCCGCAGCCGCCCTGCCGGTCATGGAGGGCAAGGCCGCCCTGTTCAAGCAGTTCGCCAACGTGGACGCGTGGCCGGTCTGCCTGGATACCCAGGACACCGAGGAGATCATCCGCACGGTCAAGCTCCTGGCGCCCGTGTTCGGTGGGGTGAACCTGGAGGACATCGCCGCTCCCCGCTGCTTCGAGATCGAGGCGCGCCTGCGCGAAGAACTCGACATTCCGGTGTTCCACGACGACCAGCACGGCACCGCCATCGTGACCCTCGCGGCCCTGGTCAACGCCCTGCGCGTGGTGGACAAGAAGATCGAGGACGTAAAGATCGTGGTCTCCGGCGTTGGCGCTGCCGGTTCGGCGATCATCCAACTGCTCAAGGCCCAAGGCGCACGCCACATCGTGGCCGCAGGCCGTTCCGGTGCCATCCACAAGGGCGAGAAGTACGACGACGGGCACCGCACCTGGATCGCGGAAAACACCAACGAGGAAGGTTTCTCCGGCAGCCTGCACCAGGCCCTGGCAGGGGCGGACGTCTTCATCGGCGTCTCCGCCCCGAACATCCTGGACGAGGAGCACGTCGCCTCCATGGCAAAGGACTCCATCGTTTTCGCCATGGCAAACCCCACGCCCGAGGTGGACCCGGCCATCGCATCCCGGCACGCCGCCGTCGTGGCCACCGGCCGCAGCGACTTCCCCAACCAGATCAACAATGTCCTGGCCTTCCCGGGCCTCTTCCGCGGGCTCCTGGACGTCGGAGCCAGCGACATCACCCCGGAAATGCTGGTGGCCGCCGCGGAGGCAATCGCCAACCGGGTGAATGATAATGAGCTCAATGCCAGCTACATCATCCCGAGCATCTTCGACCCGCACGTGACCGCCAACGTCGCGGCAGCCGTCGCAGCCGCGGCACACGCCTCAAACGTGGCAACGGCGGCCGATTCCGCCAAGGAGCCGGTGGCCGCACTGGCCTCCGCCTGA
- a CDS encoding IclR family transcriptional regulator, with the protein MAEKASGGVQSVERVFELLELITDAGGDVTLSELSSSTDLPLPTIHRLLRTLVSLGYIRQLPNRRYALGPRLIRLGEGANKQLGALARPQLKTLVDRLGETSNMAVLDSDMVIYVAQVPSLHSMRMFTEVGRRAHTHATGVGKAILAQLDDDTVRGIVARAGMPTPTAKSIGDVEELLADLKLIRERGYSIDEEEQELGVRCFAMAVPNAPTPTAISVSGPVSRVDENFADKAVPILREAAEAISRELNHT; encoded by the coding sequence ATGGCAGAAAAAGCCTCCGGCGGAGTGCAGTCGGTGGAGCGCGTCTTCGAGCTGCTGGAGCTCATCACGGATGCCGGCGGCGACGTCACGCTCAGTGAGCTGTCGTCCTCGACCGATTTGCCCCTGCCCACCATCCACCGCCTGCTCCGCACGCTGGTATCGCTCGGCTATATCCGGCAGCTGCCCAACCGGCGCTATGCCCTGGGGCCCCGGCTGATCCGGCTGGGCGAAGGCGCCAACAAGCAGCTCGGCGCCCTGGCCCGCCCGCAGCTCAAAACCCTGGTGGACCGCCTCGGGGAGACCTCCAACATGGCCGTGCTTGATTCGGACATGGTGATCTACGTGGCCCAGGTCCCGTCGCTGCACTCCATGCGCATGTTCACGGAGGTGGGCCGGCGCGCCCATACCCATGCCACCGGCGTGGGCAAGGCCATCCTGGCCCAGCTCGACGACGACACTGTCCGCGGCATCGTGGCCCGCGCCGGGATGCCCACGCCCACGGCCAAGAGCATTGGCGACGTCGAGGAACTCCTGGCCGACCTCAAGCTCATCCGCGAGCGGGGCTACTCCATCGACGAGGAGGAGCAGGAGCTCGGCGTCCGCTGCTTCGCGATGGCGGTCCCCAACGCCCCCACGCCCACAGCTATCTCGGTCTCCGGTCCGGTGTCCCGGGTGGACGAGAACTTCGCCGACAAAGCCGTCCCCATCCTCCGCGAAGCCGCGGAGGCCATCTCCCGCGAGCTCAACCACACCTGA
- a CDS encoding nucleobase:cation symporter-2 family protein, which yields MNTKKKLAAAAAGKGAKGRPEDQRLPIGSTFAYGFQHVLTMYGGIIAPPLIIGAAAGMNSQDIGLLIAACLFVGGLATILQTVGVPFFGSQLPLVQGVSFAGVSTMVAIVHGGGGIQAVFGSVIAASLIGLLITPLFSKIIRFFPPVVTGTVITTIGLTLMPVAANWAMGGNNKAPNYGSVANIGLAAGTMGIVLLLSKVGSAAISRLSILLAMVLGTLIALVFGMADFSKVGQGEIVAFPTPFAFGPPTFELAAIISMLIVILVTLTETSADIIAVGEIVGTKVDSKRIGNGLRADMLSSAVSPLFNSFTQSAFAQNVGLVAITGVKSRFVVSAGGVILVVLGLLPVLGRVVAAVPTPVLGGAGVVLFGTVAASGIRTLSKVDYKNNMNLIVVAASIGFGMIPIAAPTFYDQFPSWFGTIFHSGISSAAVMAILLNLLFNHFRAGNSDNQSVFVAGTERLVKAEDIRCLADGDRFENGKLIDCDGKEVPVQASETVQSSDKASEH from the coding sequence ATGAACACCAAGAAGAAACTGGCCGCCGCGGCCGCCGGTAAAGGGGCCAAGGGCCGCCCGGAGGACCAACGACTCCCGATCGGAAGCACGTTTGCCTACGGCTTCCAGCACGTCCTGACCATGTACGGCGGCATCATCGCCCCTCCCCTGATCATCGGCGCAGCCGCCGGAATGAACTCCCAGGACATAGGCCTCCTCATCGCGGCCTGCCTCTTCGTCGGCGGCCTTGCCACCATCCTGCAGACCGTCGGCGTTCCATTCTTCGGCTCGCAACTGCCGCTGGTGCAGGGGGTCTCCTTCGCCGGCGTCTCCACCATGGTGGCCATCGTGCACGGCGGCGGCGGGATCCAGGCAGTCTTCGGATCCGTCATTGCTGCCTCCCTGATCGGCCTGCTGATCACTCCACTGTTCTCGAAGATCATCCGCTTCTTCCCACCCGTCGTGACCGGAACCGTGATAACCACCATCGGCCTGACGCTGATGCCAGTGGCCGCGAACTGGGCCATGGGCGGCAACAACAAGGCTCCGAACTATGGCAGCGTGGCCAACATCGGCCTGGCCGCCGGCACCATGGGCATCGTCCTGCTCCTGAGCAAGGTGGGCAGCGCCGCCATCTCCCGGCTTTCCATCCTCCTTGCCATGGTCCTGGGCACCCTCATCGCCCTGGTTTTCGGCATGGCCGACTTCTCCAAGGTGGGCCAGGGCGAGATCGTCGCCTTCCCCACCCCCTTCGCCTTCGGGCCGCCCACGTTTGAGTTGGCTGCCATCATCTCGATGCTGATCGTCATCCTGGTCACCCTGACGGAAACGTCCGCGGACATCATCGCGGTAGGCGAGATCGTAGGCACCAAGGTGGATTCCAAGCGGATCGGCAACGGCCTGCGCGCGGACATGCTCTCCAGCGCCGTGTCCCCCCTCTTCAACTCCTTCACCCAGAGCGCCTTCGCACAAAACGTGGGCCTGGTGGCCATCACCGGCGTCAAGAGCAGGTTCGTGGTCAGCGCCGGCGGCGTGATCCTGGTGGTCCTCGGCCTGCTGCCCGTCCTGGGCCGCGTGGTGGCAGCGGTGCCGACACCCGTCCTGGGCGGTGCCGGCGTCGTGCTCTTCGGCACAGTGGCTGCCAGCGGCATCCGGACCCTGTCCAAGGTGGATTACAAGAACAACATGAACCTGATCGTGGTGGCCGCTTCCATCGGCTTCGGGATGATCCCCATCGCCGCGCCCACGTTCTACGACCAGTTCCCTTCCTGGTTCGGCACCATCTTCCACTCCGGCATCAGCTCGGCCGCCGTCATGGCCATCCTGCTGAACCTGCTGTTCAACCACTTCCGCGCCGGAAATTCGGATAACCAGTCCGTCTTCGTCGCGGGCACCGAACGGCTGGTCAAGGCGGAGGACATCCGCTGCCTTGCGGACGGCGACCGGTTCGAGAACGGCAAGCTCATCGACTGCGACGGAAAGGAAGTCCCGGTCCAGGCATCAGAAACGGTCCAGTCATCCGACAAGGCGTCGGAACACTGA
- the pucL gene encoding factor-independent urate hydroxylase yields MSSKIILGENQYGKAEVRVVKITRDTNRHEIEDLNVTSQLRGDFAAAHLEGDNAHVVATDTQKNTIYAFARDGIGSPEAFLLRLGEHFTSSFDWVTGGRWEAESYSWNRIQAHGSEHDHSFVRNGQEVRTAVLVRDGATSHLISGLKDLTVLKSTESGFVGYPRDRYTTLPETTDRILATDVSARWRFKTGTDFSSLDFNKNYDDVKGLLLEGFTEKYSHALQQTLFDMGTKVLEAHSEIDEIKFSMPNKHHFLVDLSPFGLDNPNEVFFAADRPYGLIEATVQREDAAAAPAGWSGIAGFC; encoded by the coding sequence ATGAGCAGCAAGATCATCCTCGGCGAAAACCAGTACGGCAAGGCCGAAGTCCGCGTCGTCAAGATCACCAGGGACACCAACCGGCACGAGATCGAAGACCTGAACGTTACCTCGCAATTGCGGGGCGACTTCGCCGCGGCCCACCTTGAGGGCGACAACGCCCACGTGGTGGCCACGGACACCCAGAAAAACACCATCTACGCCTTCGCCCGGGACGGCATCGGCTCACCGGAAGCCTTCCTGCTGCGCCTCGGCGAGCACTTCACCTCCAGTTTCGACTGGGTCACCGGCGGCCGCTGGGAAGCCGAGTCCTACAGCTGGAACCGCATCCAGGCGCACGGCAGCGAACACGACCACTCATTCGTCCGCAACGGCCAGGAAGTCCGTACCGCCGTCCTGGTCCGCGATGGCGCCACCAGCCACCTGATCTCCGGCCTGAAGGACCTGACGGTCCTGAAGTCCACAGAGTCCGGCTTCGTGGGCTACCCCCGCGACCGCTACACGACGCTTCCGGAGACCACCGACCGCATCCTCGCCACGGACGTCTCGGCCCGCTGGCGTTTCAAGACCGGTACCGACTTCAGCAGCCTGGACTTCAACAAGAATTACGACGACGTCAAGGGCCTCCTGCTCGAAGGCTTCACCGAAAAGTACTCCCATGCCCTGCAGCAGACACTGTTCGACATGGGCACCAAGGTGCTTGAGGCGCACAGCGAGATCGACGAAATCAAGTTCTCGATGCCCAACAAGCACCACTTCCTGGTGGATCTCTCGCCGTTCGGCCTGGACAACCCCAACGAGGTCTTCTTCGCAGCCGACCGCCCGTACGGCCTGATCGAGGCCACCGTCCAGCGCGAGGACGCTGCGGCAGCTCCGGCTGGCTGGTCCGGCATCGCCGGCTTCTGCTAA
- a CDS encoding family 16 glycosylhydrolase gives MKTRLLQCVCCLLVIGGLSASAVRTTAEPGLSADSAEAASGSPGVIVPTPSGTPGTPGAQGAPGTDAPAAPTDSAAAPGLDASTGQAAAPADAAPSDAPPADDTAHDESLKGKPVVSSQGLGPAGVPGSWHLAFDEEFNTLNPAVWTPYWFRDCHPESKMNGVKTCSSNVTVANGEAVLQLSDSDSGGLLSTNPKDGVPGHVGFQYTTGYVEARIYFPGTCSGGTDNWPAWWTTGQKFPSTGEIDIAEPLEGIATSVYHAEGRDIAKSVLGCWAGNYHTYGVLRKIGANDIYFDGKLVFSYSTTDGNAPHYLILNVGLWGDRQTLGPDGAVRVDWVRAWQ, from the coding sequence GTGAAGACCCGCCTGCTGCAATGCGTGTGCTGCCTCCTGGTGATCGGAGGTCTTTCGGCCAGCGCGGTCCGCACCACCGCGGAACCCGGCCTGTCCGCGGATTCCGCTGAAGCGGCCTCCGGTTCTCCCGGTGTCATCGTTCCTACGCCCTCAGGAACTCCAGGGACTCCGGGAGCTCAAGGTGCTCCCGGGACTGATGCGCCGGCAGCGCCTACGGATTCCGCGGCAGCGCCCGGACTGGATGCCTCCACCGGCCAGGCCGCAGCGCCGGCGGACGCCGCACCCTCCGACGCGCCGCCCGCCGATGACACGGCCCATGATGAGTCGTTGAAAGGCAAGCCGGTGGTGTCCAGCCAGGGACTGGGGCCCGCGGGAGTCCCCGGCTCCTGGCATCTGGCGTTCGACGAGGAGTTCAATACGCTGAACCCTGCAGTATGGACTCCCTACTGGTTCAGGGACTGTCATCCTGAATCCAAGATGAACGGTGTCAAGACCTGTTCCAGCAACGTCACGGTCGCCAATGGCGAGGCCGTCCTCCAACTCTCCGACTCCGACTCCGGGGGGCTGCTGTCCACCAACCCCAAGGATGGGGTTCCCGGCCACGTGGGCTTCCAATACACCACGGGATACGTCGAAGCCAGGATCTACTTTCCCGGTACCTGCTCGGGCGGCACCGACAATTGGCCCGCCTGGTGGACCACCGGGCAGAAGTTTCCCAGCACTGGCGAGATAGACATTGCGGAGCCCCTGGAAGGTATCGCGACGAGTGTGTATCACGCCGAAGGCCGTGACATCGCGAAATCTGTCCTTGGTTGTTGGGCTGGTAACTACCACACATATGGCGTTCTCCGGAAGATCGGCGCCAATGACATTTACTTCGATGGCAAGCTCGTTTTCAGTTACAGCACAACCGACGGCAATGCTCCGCACTACCTGATACTGAACGTTGGCCTTTGGGGCGACCGGCAAACTCTGGGCCCTGATGGCGCGGTCCGGGTGGACTGGGTACGGGCCTGGCAGTAA
- the ligD gene encoding non-homologous end-joining DNA ligase, producing MTPSKTPAEILDIEGVEVRISSPDKVVFPEPGLTKLDLVRYYLAVADGALRGAGGRPMVLKRFPKGINAEPFFQKRVPENHPPFVDTTTLHYASGTSAEEAVIRDAAGLAWVINLGCLDLNPHPVRAEDLEHPDELRVDLDPMPGVDWSQIVDVAYVAREVLDDVGLVGWPKTSGSRGLHILVRIAPQWSYRDVRLAAETLAREVENRAPGLATARWWKEERGESVFVDFNQNAKDRTVASAYSVRPLPDARVSTPLTWEEVRTARPEQFTVQTVPERFANIGDPHAGIDDAVGALDGLLALAERLGPAEKAPRAGNGTGRRQSLMPLIEVARTKTKPEALAALDQWKAGHPAAVGALEPADVLVDGMRGSSSLWYRVRVNLQHVPEDERPPQEELIADYDPWAGKQWPGRPGS from the coding sequence ATGACTCCGTCAAAGACGCCGGCCGAGATCCTGGACATCGAGGGTGTTGAGGTCCGGATCTCGAGCCCGGACAAGGTGGTATTCCCGGAGCCCGGGCTGACCAAGCTCGACCTGGTGCGGTATTACCTTGCAGTTGCGGACGGAGCGCTCCGGGGTGCGGGAGGCCGGCCGATGGTGCTCAAGCGGTTCCCCAAGGGCATCAACGCCGAACCCTTCTTCCAAAAGCGCGTGCCGGAGAACCACCCGCCCTTCGTCGACACCACCACACTGCATTACGCGTCCGGCACGTCGGCGGAGGAAGCAGTGATCCGGGATGCGGCGGGCCTGGCCTGGGTGATCAACCTTGGCTGCCTCGATCTGAATCCGCATCCCGTGCGGGCCGAAGACCTGGAGCACCCGGACGAACTGCGGGTGGACCTCGATCCGATGCCTGGCGTCGACTGGTCGCAGATCGTGGACGTCGCCTACGTGGCCCGGGAGGTCCTGGACGACGTGGGGTTGGTCGGATGGCCTAAGACCAGCGGGTCCCGCGGGTTGCATATCCTGGTGCGCATCGCCCCCCAGTGGTCGTACCGCGATGTCCGGCTCGCCGCCGAAACCCTTGCGCGGGAGGTGGAAAACCGCGCTCCAGGACTCGCCACGGCACGGTGGTGGAAGGAGGAGCGCGGCGAGAGCGTGTTCGTGGACTTCAACCAGAACGCCAAGGACCGCACCGTTGCCTCGGCCTACTCGGTCAGGCCCCTGCCGGACGCCCGGGTGTCCACCCCGCTCACGTGGGAAGAGGTCCGTACCGCCCGGCCGGAGCAGTTCACGGTGCAGACGGTGCCGGAGCGCTTCGCGAACATCGGGGACCCGCACGCCGGGATCGATGATGCCGTGGGCGCACTCGACGGACTCCTCGCCCTGGCCGAAAGGCTGGGCCCGGCGGAGAAGGCTCCCCGCGCCGGCAATGGAACCGGACGCCGGCAGTCCCTCATGCCGCTCATCGAGGTGGCCCGGACCAAGACCAAGCCCGAGGCCCTGGCAGCCCTCGATCAGTGGAAGGCCGGGCACCCCGCGGCAGTGGGCGCGCTCGAGCCGGCCGACGTCCTTGTCGATGGGATGCGCGGATCCAGCTCACTGTGGTACCGGGTCCGCGTGAACCTCCAGCACGTCCCTGAGGATGAGCGGCCGCCGCAGGAAGAGCTCATCGCCGACTACGACCCCTGGGCCGGCAAGCAGTGGCCGGGGCGGCCCGGCTCCTGA
- a CDS encoding 8-oxoguanine deaminase — translation MHQPIPTPAPRLWIRNPQAAFTANSLDASGGVVVSGGLITEVLAAGERPSEPCAEMFDAGSHVLLPGLINTHHHFYQTLTRAWGPVANAPLFPWLQNLYPVWARLTPKDVELAATAALAELLLSGCTTAADHHYLFPAGLEDAIDIEVAAVRRLGMRATLTRGSMTLGTDDGGLPPQSTVQAPEVVLADSERLIGAYHERGEDAIIQIALAPCSPFSVTKEIMAESAALAERLDVRLHTHLAETLDEEDFCREMFGLRTVDYLDSVGWLTDRTWLGHGIHFSDAEITRLGSAGTGVAHCPTSNMRLASGTARVLELEDAGVPVGLGVDGSASNDASNMILEARQALYLQRLRYGADVPVERALGWATRGSAAVLGRPGLGQLAPGMQADLALFRLDDLRFSGSHDPVAALLLCAADRADRVMVGGRWRVVDGQIPGLDIAGLIAEHSAAAKRLVNGGR, via the coding sequence ATGCACCAGCCCATTCCCACACCCGCACCCCGGCTCTGGATCCGGAATCCGCAGGCCGCGTTCACCGCCAACAGCCTTGATGCTTCAGGCGGGGTGGTGGTCAGCGGCGGCCTCATCACCGAGGTTCTGGCCGCCGGAGAGCGGCCGTCCGAACCATGCGCCGAGATGTTCGACGCCGGCAGCCACGTGCTGCTGCCGGGACTGATCAACACGCACCACCACTTCTACCAAACCCTCACCCGCGCCTGGGGTCCGGTGGCCAACGCCCCGCTGTTCCCCTGGCTGCAGAACCTCTACCCGGTCTGGGCCCGGCTCACGCCCAAGGACGTGGAGCTCGCCGCCACCGCGGCCCTCGCGGAGCTACTGCTCAGCGGCTGCACCACCGCGGCCGACCACCACTACCTCTTTCCTGCCGGCTTGGAGGATGCCATCGACATCGAGGTGGCGGCGGTGCGCCGGCTGGGCATGCGGGCCACGCTCACGCGCGGCTCCATGACGCTGGGAACGGACGACGGCGGCCTGCCGCCGCAGTCAACGGTCCAGGCTCCGGAGGTTGTGCTGGCGGACAGCGAACGGCTGATCGGCGCCTACCACGAACGCGGGGAGGACGCGATCATCCAGATCGCCCTGGCGCCGTGTTCACCGTTCTCCGTCACCAAGGAAATCATGGCCGAGAGCGCTGCGCTCGCCGAACGGCTGGACGTCCGGCTGCACACCCACCTGGCCGAAACCCTTGACGAGGAGGACTTCTGCCGGGAGATGTTCGGGCTGCGGACCGTGGATTACCTGGACAGCGTGGGCTGGTTGACGGACCGCACCTGGCTGGGGCACGGGATCCACTTCAGCGACGCGGAGATCACCCGCCTCGGCTCGGCGGGGACCGGCGTCGCCCATTGCCCCACCTCCAACATGCGGCTCGCCTCGGGCACGGCCCGGGTCCTGGAACTTGAGGACGCGGGCGTGCCGGTGGGGCTGGGAGTGGACGGCTCTGCGTCGAACGATGCCTCCAACATGATCTTGGAGGCCCGGCAGGCGCTGTACCTCCAACGCCTGCGTTATGGCGCCGATGTCCCGGTGGAGCGGGCACTGGGTTGGGCCACCCGGGGCTCGGCCGCAGTGCTGGGCCGCCCCGGGCTGGGCCAGTTGGCTCCCGGGATGCAGGCTGACCTGGCCCTGTTCAGGCTTGATGACCTGCGCTTCTCCGGCAGCCACGACCCCGTCGCCGCCCTGCTGCTGTGCGCCGCCGACCGCGCCGACCGGGTGATGGTGGGTGGCAGGTGGCGCGTCGTGGACGGGCAAATCCCCGGCCTTGACATCGCAGGGCTCATCGCGGAGCACTCAGCCGCGGCAAAGCGCCTGGTAAACGGAGGCCGGTGA
- a CDS encoding nucleoside deaminase yields the protein MSTTVTAEQFLARSIRLATANVLNSGGPFGAMIVTADGTTFDGVNRVTADNDPTAHAEVTAIRTACRELGTFDLSGAVLYTSCEPCPMCLASALWARVDRVVYAADRHDAASVGFDDAVFYEYFENQDRDSLMPVSKLELGDPQAPAALEPFNTWNTLESRIDY from the coding sequence ATGAGTACCACCGTCACGGCCGAGCAGTTCCTGGCCAGATCAATCCGGCTGGCAACGGCCAACGTCCTGAACAGCGGCGGCCCCTTCGGCGCCATGATCGTCACCGCGGACGGCACAACGTTCGACGGCGTCAACCGCGTCACGGCGGACAACGATCCCACGGCCCACGCCGAAGTCACCGCCATACGCACCGCCTGCCGCGAACTCGGCACCTTCGACCTCAGCGGCGCGGTCCTCTACACCAGCTGCGAGCCATGCCCTATGTGCCTGGCCTCCGCACTCTGGGCACGCGTTGACCGCGTGGTCTACGCCGCCGACCGGCACGATGCCGCCTCGGTGGGTTTCGACGACGCCGTCTTCTACGAATACTTCGAAAACCAGGACAGGGACTCCCTGATGCCGGTCTCCAAGCTGGAGCTGGGCGATCCCCAGGCCCCTGCGGCGTTGGAGCCGTTCAACACCTGGAACACGCTCGAATCCAGGATCGACTACTAG
- a CDS encoding NCS2 family permease: MTILDHSHEEHPAPTTSTSRRVPRTPAQASPIPGPPSSGSFLDRFFQVTRRGSTLAREFRGGLVTFFTMAYIVILNPLILGGFSADNAPTDVAGGWLSASQVGAVTGLTAGVMTILFGLIANLPFGLAAGLGINSFLAVSVIHEVTWPEAMGLVVINGILIVLFGVTGARTAIFRAVPKELKAAITVGIGLFIAFIGFVDSGFVRPTTGGPPVQLGDGGSITSVPTLVFVVGLLAMGILVARKVQGGLLIGIVGTTVLAAVVEAVLKLGPASTTNPGGWHLNTPVLSGQLVSAPDLGLVGHFDLFGSFSRIGGLAATMLVFTLVFTNFFDAMGTMTGLAKNAGVAHKDGTFPRLKSAFIVEGFGAVAGGATSGSSNTVYIDSAAGIGEGARTGLASVVTGVLFLGSMFLTPLTSVVPLEVAAAALVVVGAMMMAQIREIKFTKFTVALPAFLTIVTMPLSYSIANGIGVGFVSWAVIGAASGKAKKIHPLMWVVSAGFLVYFARGPINLLLGG; the protein is encoded by the coding sequence ATGACCATCCTGGACCATTCCCACGAGGAGCATCCGGCTCCAACCACCAGCACGTCGCGGCGGGTGCCGCGCACCCCGGCGCAAGCGTCACCCATCCCCGGGCCGCCGTCGTCGGGCTCCTTCCTGGACCGCTTCTTCCAGGTCACCCGGCGCGGCTCAACCCTTGCCCGCGAATTCCGGGGCGGCCTGGTCACCTTCTTCACCATGGCGTACATCGTCATCCTGAACCCCCTCATCCTCGGCGGGTTCAGCGCGGACAACGCCCCCACCGACGTCGCCGGCGGCTGGCTTTCCGCATCCCAGGTGGGCGCCGTCACCGGCCTCACCGCCGGCGTCATGACCATCCTGTTCGGCCTCATCGCCAACCTGCCCTTCGGGCTCGCCGCCGGGCTGGGCATCAACTCCTTCCTGGCCGTCTCGGTGATCCACGAAGTCACCTGGCCCGAGGCTATGGGACTGGTGGTGATCAACGGCATCCTGATCGTCCTGTTCGGCGTCACCGGCGCCCGGACCGCCATCTTCAGGGCCGTTCCCAAGGAACTCAAGGCCGCCATCACCGTGGGCATCGGCCTGTTCATCGCCTTCATCGGCTTTGTTGACTCGGGCTTCGTCCGGCCCACCACCGGCGGGCCGCCCGTGCAACTGGGCGACGGCGGCTCCATCACCTCCGTGCCCACGCTGGTGTTCGTCGTCGGGCTCCTGGCCATGGGCATCCTGGTGGCGCGCAAAGTGCAGGGCGGCCTGCTCATTGGCATCGTCGGCACCACCGTGCTGGCCGCCGTCGTCGAAGCCGTCCTGAAACTGGGCCCTGCCAGTACCACCAACCCCGGCGGCTGGCACCTGAACACCCCGGTCCTGTCCGGCCAGCTGGTCTCCGCGCCCGACCTGGGCCTGGTGGGCCACTTCGACCTCTTTGGTTCGTTCAGCCGGATCGGCGGACTCGCGGCCACCATGCTGGTGTTCACGCTGGTGTTCACCAACTTCTTCGACGCCATGGGCACCATGACCGGCCTGGCCAAGAACGCCGGCGTGGCCCACAAGGACGGCACGTTCCCGCGCCTGAAATCGGCCTTCATCGTTGAAGGCTTCGGCGCCGTGGCGGGCGGGGCAACCTCAGGCTCGTCCAACACGGTATACATCGACTCCGCGGCGGGTATCGGTGAGGGCGCGCGGACCGGCCTTGCCTCGGTGGTCACCGGCGTGCTGTTCCTCGGCTCGATGTTCCTCACCCCGCTCACCAGCGTGGTGCCGCTCGAGGTCGCCGCCGCCGCGCTGGTGGTGGTGGGCGCCATGATGATGGCCCAAATCCGCGAGATCAAGTTCACCAAGTTCACCGTGGCCCTGCCGGCATTCCTCACCATCGTCACCATGCCGCTGAGCTACTCGATCGCCAACGGCATCGGCGTCGGCTTCGTGAGCTGGGCCGTCATCGGCGCCGCGTCCGGCAAGGCAAAGAAGATCCATCCGCTGATGTGGGTGGTGAGCGCCGGGTTCCTGGTGTACTTCGCCCGCGGACCGATCAACCTCCTGCTGGGCGGCTGA